The genomic region tcctaggataGGCTCTAATTTAAAGTttccttctatcccttttcctATCAAGAATTTGTTTCAAGTGTTTTATCAAGGAGAACCAACTTGCTTTGGAGATTCACCTTCAATTTGAGCAACCCACAAACTCAaatgtgtttccatgtttcacaagattgctgagCTTTCAACTTAAGTACCATGGGTGCAATCTTGGTGCCTGGAAATCATCCCATGTTCACAAGATTGTTGGGTTTTACACTTAGCATTCAcgggtgcaatcttggtgacaacacTGGCAAcattaaaatattcttaaaaaatctTAGTAGCTCCAACTCTATTTTTTgagaagcccccctccatgggactcTAGCCTAAGAGAAAtaggttaaaataatttaattagggGGAATACTCCTAGCCTCATATATTAGCATTGTTATAGATTTTCCTAATCCTATTTGGTGAATAATAGGTTTATATgaataataattatgtaatttaaGATGATTCTTAGGAGAGAAAGATGCTATCGTTGAGTTtgttttatataataataataataattattatatcatATTAGCACTCATTGTGTATGCTAGGATTTCGTATAGCACCTATGGTTTATGTTATTATTACTATATATATCTTTAGATTAATTTATATAGAATATACTAGAGATATCTTTATTGAGCCATtttttttggttaagttatttaTTTTAAGTGAAACAGTGAAAAAAATAGATGTCTAGATAAGGATATCTCttgacatattttatatatattaattttaagaTGTATATGCTAGTAGGAATGAGAGGTGGAACATGTATGATAGGGATCCCTTGAAGAAattatttttaaggaagaggtggtcccATGAAGAAATTATTTTTCGGGATTATTTGGATTCTTTTCGCAAAAATAGAAGTCTCTACTTTTTAGGTATGTAATTTTAAGCaggtgaaaatggggtggggctagaaattgccccaccagcttaggAACATTTTATGCCACTggtcaaactttaaaaaaaaaaaaaaaaaaaaagtaaatttattTAAACGTAGaagcttaaatttttaagctaaAGTGCAATGCAAAATCCATGAGACCGCCAACATTAAAATATTCCTAAATTTTTTTAGCAGCTccaactctattttttaggaaccccccctccatgggaccccaaccTAAGAGAAAcgagttaaaataatttaattaaaactatATTAATTAGggtattattaatattaatattaatattgatATTGTATCAAAATGATTACTATTACTATgataatattattgttattattatattattaatatatatgttatATTATCCATTCCACCTAATTAAACAGATTGCTTAAACTCTCATGGTCATCCCAAGAGTCGGACCAAAATCTGGCCTTTCTCCCATTGCAACTTTCCATGTCAAGTGATATGTAATTATCGGTCTACATTCTCTCATAAACTTCCAGACAACAGATCCACCATTAAAACTAGCCATTGTGGGTTTTCTGCTCGGATCTCCAATGTCCAAATACTTCTTCTGCATGATTTTGCACCATAGCTTCTCTGGGGATCTGTACATCTTCCATATGAGTTTCGCCCCTAAAGCCAGATTTTTCTTCTCCATGTGTCTCAGTCCTGCCCCACCACCTAGATTAGATTTACAGATCAAGTTCCAGTTGAGGAGCGAGATCTTTTTTACCTGTTTGGCGCCTTCCcacaaaaatttcttgaaattgatTTCCAGTGCCTGCAACACTTTGCAACATAATTTGAAGACTTGCATTGCATATAAGGGCATGGTAACCGGAACTGACTTGATGAGCTGGATCCTCCCAGGAAGTGAGAGCCATCTGTATTTCCATTGTTTCATTTTTTGCCTGCACTTTGATATCAACTCTTCCCATAATGCAGTTTTTGAAGCTCTGGCAAACATAAGGACCCTGAGATACTTCACTGGTAACTTGCCAATCTGCCACCCCAGGACTTTAGCTATTTTCCTCTAGATGACCACTTTGGTATTGAAAAAGATAATCTCTATCTTCTTTTCATTGATGTGCTGCCCTACCGCAGTTGCAAAGAGATCCAAGGCCTCCTTTATTACTACAACCTCCCTAATAGTGGCCTCCCCAAACAAGGTAGTATCGTCCGCAAACTGGGAATGAGTTATCGCTGTCAACTCTTTATGAAATGTGATTCCTTTCCATAAAGCCTACTCTCTTAATTTGTAGATGTGTCTGCTTAACGCCTCGCCTTTGCCATGATATGGACAGGAAGGGTGATAGTGGGTCTCCCTGTCTTAGGTCGTTTGAGCTCTCAATAAAACCATGTAGTGCACCGTTCATTGCTATAGAGAAATGGGGGGAGCAAACACAGATCTCTATCATAATGATCCATCATTTTTTGAATCCCATTTTTTTCAACACCCCAAAAAGGAACTCCCAACACACTTTAGCATACGCCTTCGATATGTCTAGCTTAACTATCATTGCCTTTTTTCTCTCGGACATTATGGAGTGTATTGTCTTAGAGGCCAAAATGATACTGTTTGCAATTTCTCTATCTGGAACAAATTTGTTCTTCTCAATAGAGATAATCTTCAGCAAAATCTTCTTTAGTCTGTTGGCTATTGCCTTCATTATTATTTTGTACACCGCATTACATAATGATATAGGTCTATAATCTTCGAATTTGTTTTCTCCAACCTTCTTGGGGATGATGACGATCACTATATTGTTTAGTTCCTTAACAAATTTTCCTTTCATTCTTACCTTCTCTATAACCTTGCACAAATCAGTTTTGATAAATTCCCAACAGTTCTGAAAAAATCTTACCGGGAACCCATCTGGCCCAAGGGCCTTGTCCGAGTGGAGACTGAATACTGCTACCTTAACCTCATCTTCTTTAAAAGGTTTCATAAGCATCTTATTGTCTTCTGTTGTTATTAGCTCGAGAGTGGCCTCCAACATTGACTCCCTGACCCGTGCTTCACTCCTTTCTTTCGAGTTCAAAATTCTTTTGAAATATTCTTTCACCGCCTGACCAATGCTTTTCCAATCTTTGATGCTGCTCCCGCTTTCTGAGATTATTTCGTTTATAGCATTTTGTTTTTTCCTTTCTTTGACTGAAGCATGTAAATTTTTTGTGTTCTTATCCCCTTCATTAATCCACATCTCTCTTGCTTTGTCTCTCCAATTGATTTCCTCCCTGGTTAATTCCTCTGACAACATTTCTTTTAGCATTTTTTCTTGAGTAAATTCTTCCATGTTCATACCCTTAGCAAGTAATTTCCTATTAAGTGTCTCCCATTCTGCTTCTAGTCTTTCTTTATCTAAAAATATGTTTTTAAAGGGCTCCTTATTCCATGCTCTGAACtgatttttaatgaatgataatttTTTTCAACAAGCAAAAACTAGGCGTACCTTTTATATGTTTGCACTAATCCCACCATTCCTTCAATCGTTCTAGTAAAGATTTGTCTCTCCACCACATATTCTGGAATTTAAAATAATTGCTGCCGCCTTGAATAGTTGTTTCGATATCAAGTTGGTTTTGGCTACCATGCCCATATATGCAATGTCAGTCTTCAAATTATCTTGCAAAGTGCTGCAGGCGTTGGAAAGATTTTTCAAGAAAAATTTGTGGGAAGGCGCCAAACAGGTAAAGAAGATCCCAATCCTCAACTAGAGCTTGGTCTGCAAATCTAAGCTAGGTGGTGGCGTAGGACTGAGACACATGGAGAAGCAAAATCTGGCATTAGGGGCGAAACTCATTTGGAAGATGTACAGATCCCCAGAGAAGATGTGGTGCAAAATCATGCAGAAGAAGTATCTGGACATTGGAGATTCGAGAAGAATAATCACAATGGCTAGTTTTAATGGTGGATTTGTTGCTTGGAAGTTTATGATAGAATGTAGACCGATAATTACGGATCACTTGACATGGAAAGTTGGCAATGGGAGAAAGGCGAGATTTTGGTCCGACTCTTGGGATGGCCATGAGAGTTTAAGAAATCTATTTAATCAGGCGGAATGGATGATGGAGGATGAGCAGGCTTATGGAATACTGATAGCAGATTATGTTAGAGAAAAATCCCCTAGCAACAGAATTTACAAATGGATCCCGATCCGTACAGAGAGTATGAACAATGAAGAAAAGAGGAGGTTGACTAAAATATTAGGGGAAATGATAATTAACATCAGTCAGGTAGAGGATGAAATCATATGGTGTGCTACCTGGTCGGGAGAATATTCTTCCAGACTAGGTTATCAGGTACAATGCCTAGAAGAGGAGAGCAACAATTGGACGAGTCATTTATGTTGGGATAGAATGGTGGCCCCTAGGGTAGGAGCTTTCTTATGGATGGCCTTACATGGAAGGATCCTCACAGGGGAGAGTTTGAAACGATATGGGATCTTCGGGCCGACGGTATGTGTACTATGCAGACAAAATGAAGAAACCACCAACCACCTTCTATTCAATTTCCCTTTTGCTAGAAGCTGTTGGGATTGGTTAAGGCTGAATTTAGACTGGGCATCTGCAATAGATGAGAGTATGGAAAATTGTATTAAAAGGTGGCTGAATCTACATAAGAACTCGTTATGGGGGGCAATATGGaggatattgccatcaatgctggTTTGGCAACTATGGAAAGAACATAACCGTAGAATTTTTGAGGATAGAGAGCTTCCCATTTAGAAAGTGATTGACATAATAAAAGAAGGGATTAGTGAGGTAGCTAATTGGGAAGGCATATGACAAGAAAATAGAATACATATCGGAGTGGGATAAATGAATTCAAAAGTAGTGGGGATCCTTGAAACCtcccaacatcaacatcaagagtAAGGAGATTAATCGTTCACTGGCTAAATGAGAGGCCTCGGGGGATGGCTGGAACAAGCTAAATTTCAACGGGGCTGCTAAAGACAATCCAGGCAAAGCAGGATGTGGATGTATTATCAGGGATAGTATGGGAAAGATGATTTTTTGTTTATGTGGATACCTTGGCATTGCCACAAACAACGTGCTGGAAGCCTTGTCAACATTAGCAAGGGGCTTAAAATAGTGCACTGATTTGGTCCTAAACTCATTACTAACAGAGGGAGATTCCCAAATTTTGATCAATGCAATCAAGAACGAGAGTACACCAAATTGGAAGATTCAAAGAATACTGCAAGATATCTTATCATTACTCAAGAATATCCCGAATTACAAAGTATCTCACATATTTCAAGAGGCAACTATGGCAGCTGACCACATGGAAAATCTAGGAGTAGGTTTGAAGGACATCAAAGAACAAATTTGCAACAAAACTCCAAGCGAGGTACTCAACAAAATCCTGGAGGACGATCTTGGTGGAGTGTGCAGGCGAAAAAAGTCAGGCATCGGATAATGATGAATGGAGGAATACAAGTGTATGGAATCAAAGTCTGATTTGATTCTAATCTATGCTTGTCTGTCGGTTATCCATAACCATCAATCGAGAAAGGAAGAGATATTTCACGGGTGGAGGATTGGACACAAATCTCTGGATGGATTCAGTATCACGAGCTCAAATCCTCTCGAAAATGGATATGTTTATCTTTTTTGTTAGATCTCACTAACTGATAAGGTTGAGAATCCCACAATTTGTATTTGGATTGATTCAGAGTCCTTTTCAGAGTGCTCACCTTCTTAGATGTTCTTACTTAAGCTATGTATAAAGGGGGATCAAGTTGCCGAGGGGGCCTGGGGAGAAATGGCTTGAAGGGTGGTTCATCAATTTAGGTTGAGCTATCTATGTAGGGAAGAGTCCTTCCAACATCAATGCCGAAGACTCTTCCTTACGGATGAGAGAATGTGGAACGCGCTTTGGCGTTTGGCAAGGGGAAAGACATTGCTTTGATGGTTTCATCTACGAAGTGGTGCTCTACCCCCTGGTCAACGTTCTTGATTCAAAAGAAGTATGCATACAAAAGATCGATGGTTTTGTGAGATCGATGGATGGACAGGCTGTGGCAAGTGCCATTTTGGACCTAGACTCGAACGACTGGACGAGTGTTTTGGACTACTTTTTCAACCCTGCTCACTATGTTTCGGTTCCACTGGATGAGAGCTCTGGTTCAGATAATGAGGAGGTTGCAGTGGCTCAGGCcaaaagagagagaaaggaaaacTTCATATCAGAAACCTGGGAGGTATTCCGGGTGGGGGTTTTGAACCGTGATTTGGGGTCCTTCAAATGACTCCTGTAGTCCGAGGACAGTTGGCTTTTAGCTACAGAGGTGGTTAAGGTGGTCGATATTAGGGAAAGGGCCTTTGCTATTCTTCACTATCTAAGTTAATATGTGTTTTTTCTTAGGACTTATGAGTCAGTTTCGGTGAAACTCAATGTATGAGAGCTATCCCCTTTTGATAGcacttaataataataaataaaaaatttaatgttatattattataattatatatttagtCTAAATATAACTAAATTTGTTTCTACTAAAATGCGATAGAAAAATATTGAATGCAATGCATTTATGTTAGCTAGAAACTTGCTTGTAAGAGGCCCAGTGTGTAGATGGAAAAGGCAAGATTTTTTATGTAGATTGTTTcaattaaaaaatagaaactttatgGTTTGGATgacaattttaaatatattttttccaaatagaaaagtttgcatgccatttattttaattttgtttcttttttcttcatTCAAAATTTAAAGTTGAATATTATATTTGAAATCAAAAGATGAATATTATCTGATAGCGGACACTCTATTTTACTTACATATATTGTGCTAATTTCCTATACACCTTGCTGCCCATTGTAGGATTACGCCTCTCAAGCATAATTATGTGGTATTTAGGACCCTTATATTTTGACTAGAAGGGTCAAATGGAAGGGTTGTCATGTTATATAGATACCTTATTATATATGATAAGTTTGTGATGatgaaaattatatatttttctatcTTTCTAATATTTTTGGTTTATTTTGATTAGAGTGTTTTTAAGGCAATGATTAATTATAGGCTGCAAATTCTTTTTTGATTTCTATTCATGAAATAATTATATCTCAATTTTATTCTCATTCGTTCTTGAAGATTGGTTTTGATCTTTAGATTCTTTATTCATCACTTTGGTCCATATTTGTTGTAATTGATTTAAGTCATTTTATAGTTGTAGGTTTGAGTAGTATTTAAATGAAACCATTCATTTATGTGAAAACATTAAGGACACACTCAAAACATTCAAGAACATTTATGAGAGAATCATAATGACAATATTAGAGTATTACATTAAGATAAAACATTTTAAGTCCATTGTACACTTTCTTGCTATACTTGAGCTTTGGTCTTGAGTTGTTGAATAAGCCTAAGGGTCTAACTAAGGAGAATGAACATGAAAATCACATTTAGTAGATTTATTAAATGTGTTTATAAACATTATCACTCCTTACCAACATTTAGATATCAAAATATTGAAGAAAGGAAATCCCCAAAGTAATTTTTTTCACTTGTTCCGTCCCATGGTACAATTTTTGTTTGTTCATTCCCATGGTACAATTTTTGTTTGTTCATTCACATAGTACAAGTTTAGGTCCACATTAGATTAAATTTACACATGTGCATATGAATTCAATAGCCAACATTGGTGCATAATTAGTTTTTAGATTATAATATATTCATTTAAACAAAGATTTAGGTTTTTAGTGCATTGGCAAATCCATTCTAGTCATCTCTAACATCATTTTTCCATATTTAAATATAGTTACATATCAAGcttaaattcattaaattttctGCATGTAATTCAATTTGTTTGTTTCCACTTTTAGCTCATTATCTAGGGTAATTATACGCAACTAATTTTGTTATTTAATTAACCTAAATATTTTCATGTGAGTGGATTATTTTCCCTTATATTATTTGGTGAACCTAACAATTTTACATGACCTCCTTGGAGTTTATCCTTCTTTTTAGGATTCCTAGAGTAAATATTCTTATTGAATTTATCTTAAATCATATCTAATTATGGTTTGGATCCAACCCTATTTGTGTACCATTATTTTATCaatattagggtttagggtttgagcCTTTATTGCATAGTCTCTCGTTGTTTCTAATGCACCACCAACTCTTGAATTGTGCATTCACACTATATCATTTGTTGTGAATTTTTATATGACAGTATCTTTGACCTATATTCATGCTTCTATTATACATTTTTACATGTTTATtctttttttgagattcaatcccACTATCCTTGATTCTCTCATGTCTTTCTATTATATGAATAGGATTATATTACTTATGGACGTTCCATTCTATATGTACCTTTTCCCCCTTCATCTAATCAATTATTACTTTTTCTCACTTTTTCTCACTTTTTCTCCCCTTTAGGATACTCTCACTTTACTTATCCATGAAATTCATTTTTGTTTCATTATCTCATGTTGTTTCCTATGGATAGTGCTAGCATGATGAGCATAGTGATACTTAATCTTTGAGTGTTTTACATTGACATGTTATGATTTGTGATACACATTTATGATGAGATATGATATTATATCTTAATTAAGAAAGGAATTTTTATCCCTTATGATGACATTCTTTCTACACATCATGATTATATTATTCATAAGGATTATAAATCTCTATTCCCACCATTTGTACTTAAGCCTAATGAAATATACATTTTTAGTATCTTGAATATTCtacaattttatcattttttttttgtttggtaatGGGCACTTTTTATGGTGTTGaatatcattgttgttcaaatttgtGAGCCCACCAGCCTAGTGAGGATTTGAACCTTGATGACAAtttcaccaagcaagtgttttaacCAATGTATTATATGCACCGCTAAACTTTATCATATTATTAGACATACATATTAAAAAATTACTAAGgtcaatatgatttttttttaacctAAGAATAATTCATTCACAATATCTCTTCATTCAATGCATCCATCTAACacaaagataaaattttgaaaCACACTTTAACTAAAATCGTTATTGCATATGATGTTTCTCTAAAAAATAGGAACATTtagatcaaacaagatttatttaATAATGCATATGACATATATCTATATCAAATAattcttatatattttttttattaaattacaatataaatttaccaaaatttgaagacaccattatggattgAATAATGTGGGTTGTAACTCTCTTAGTTTTGTTACTTTACCCATTACTCTTGACCTATTATGCTATAGAATTTAAAGTACATTCACAATAGTCTGTCATATCTAATGACAATGCTTATCAATTTATAATATCTTCTATGCCATTGAGATTTTTTTCTCCTCCATATATACACCTCATGTCCTCATGCTAATCTTGAGGATGATTAGAATTCTATTTATTTTACACCAATTCGTGCTATATAATCCTTTATATGTGGAATTTATTGTTTATGGTCAACAACCCTAATTCTCATTGTGGCTCATCTTCTTCTCAACTAGCTAAGCAATATGGTAAACATTTTAATTTTCTACACGAGCTTACTAGGAAAGATTTAAGTGTAAAGGAGAAAGGTATAGAACTTAATCAAGTATCACAAAAGCATATCAAGTTATTGATTTGGGTTATTTTCCTACTATGAATAAAAAAgtc from Cryptomeria japonica chromosome 3, Sugi_1.0, whole genome shotgun sequence harbors:
- the LOC131874320 gene encoding uncharacterized protein LOC131874320 is translated as MEEFTQEKMLKEMLSEELTREEINWRDKAREMWINEGDKNTKNLHASVKERKKQNAINEIISESGSSIKDWKSIGQAVKEYFKRILNSKERSEARVRESMLEATLELITTEDNKMLMKPFKEDEVKVAVFSLHSDKALGPDGFPVRFFQNCWEFIKTDLCKVIEKVRMKGKFVKELNNIVIVIIPKKVGENKFEDYRPISLCNAVYKIIMKAIANRLKKILLKIISIEKNKFVPDREIANSIILASKTIHSIMSERKKAMIVKLDISKAYAKFADDTTLFGEATIREVVVIKEALDLFATAIGKLPVKYLRVLMFARASKTALWEELISKCRQKMKQWKYRWLSLPGRIQLIKSVPVTMPLYAMQVFKLCCKVLQALEINFKKFLWEGAKQVKKISLLNWNLICKSNLGGGAGLRHMEKKNLALGAKLIWKMYRSPEKLWCKIMQKKYLDIGDPSRKPTMASFNGGSVVWKFMRECRPIITYHLTWKVAMGERPDFGPTLGMTMRV